The Clostridiaceae bacterium HFYG-1003 genome includes a window with the following:
- the mfd gene encoding transcription-repair coupling factor, with product MRLDAIKALIQTSQGFEQVRAGIREKRYPIGVYGISDSARAAFLSALYQSTEKSLFIFSWSELEARAIYDDLLLWELEVYFLPARELVFYDADAVSGDLRWERLKVLREIASGQKKIIVASVEALLSAWMPLDYFQRYTFHLKTGDVLDLDHLAKRLIEAGYERAEVTEGRGQFSQRGGIMDIFSPVAPFPVRIELFGDEIDTIRTFNPETQRSIEPVTETEIFPSKEIIIDKPSLLRGRDQIRKEMEELTQNKAARKALGPEAFEKLKAIVQKNLEALEETWSFETIDSCLPYFFEQPASLLDYIGEHFVVLDDSIRTMGKLGSAALEFREQYETFLSRGEILAGQSRIMLDPEVIQTQLLNRPVLSLHDLMKTDRALPPRHLAQFESNTVYHFHGQLDLLVDDIAHRKAGGWRTVVLSGTRPRGERLEETLRGREIEAIYRDDVGAVGPGGVVITFGNQKKGYEFRDIRLAVISDAEVFGESSQKKKRRAVKGKGIEKIHSYDDLKKGDYVVHVNHGIGVYQGMKQIETQGAVKDYLEISYERNDRLFIPVDQLDLIQKYIGNEAAAPKVSRLGGQEWAKAKAKVRANVDQVAQEIVELYAQRSQVRGYEFSKDTPWQREFEDEFQYDETPDQLTSIEEIKKDMESPRVMDRLLCGDVGYGKTEVAMRAAFKAVMDGKQVAVLVPTTILAEQHYNNFRRRFEGFAMNIDMVSRFRTAAQVRDSLIRLKEGNVDILIGTHKLLGKAVQFKDLGLLIIDEEQRFGVKHKEKLKELKKAVDVLTLSATPIPRTLNMSMTGIRDISLIETPPDDRYPIQTYVVEYNEQLIRDAILREKSRNGQVYFVYNRVQDIERMANYLKQLVPEVEFGIGHGQLSERELEDVMVDFMEGRFDVLVSSTIIETGLDIPNVNTIIIYDSDKLGLSQLYQLRGRVGRTNRIAYAYLTYRRDKVLTVVAEKRLKALKDFTELGSGFRIAMRDLEIRGAGNMMGKAQSGHMAAVGYDLYIRMLDEAVKKLTGQSRGDAPDTVVDIRLDAYIPREYIADEILKIQMYKKIAAIETKEDYFQVKAELEDRFSDIPDATYNLMDVALLRSKAKALAISEIRDRGSYVTMTFQNVDAFRSPYVGVLANPPYSDRSTIIAGEKPVIEFRYRTTRDVLLRDLSRLFDALGEEQKKELERRKA from the coding sequence ATGAGGCTGGATGCCATCAAAGCTCTGATTCAGACGAGTCAGGGCTTTGAGCAGGTTCGTGCGGGAATCCGGGAGAAGCGGTATCCGATCGGGGTGTACGGAATTTCCGATTCCGCCCGGGCCGCCTTTTTGTCTGCGCTCTACCAGTCGACCGAGAAGTCGCTGTTTATTTTTTCATGGTCGGAGCTGGAAGCCCGCGCCATCTATGATGACCTGCTGCTCTGGGAGCTGGAGGTCTATTTCCTGCCGGCCCGGGAGCTGGTGTTCTATGATGCCGACGCCGTGTCCGGCGATCTGCGCTGGGAACGGCTGAAGGTTCTGCGGGAGATTGCCTCAGGTCAGAAGAAGATCATCGTGGCCTCCGTGGAAGCGCTGCTTTCGGCCTGGATGCCGCTGGACTACTTCCAGCGCTATACCTTTCACCTTAAAACCGGAGACGTGCTGGACCTGGACCATCTGGCGAAGCGCCTGATCGAAGCCGGCTACGAGCGGGCGGAAGTGACGGAAGGGCGCGGTCAGTTCTCCCAGCGCGGTGGCATCATGGATATTTTTTCACCGGTGGCTCCGTTCCCGGTGCGGATTGAGCTGTTCGGCGACGAGATCGACACCATCCGGACCTTCAATCCGGAGACCCAGCGCTCCATCGAGCCGGTCACCGAAACCGAGATCTTTCCCAGCAAGGAAATCATCATCGACAAGCCGTCGCTGCTGCGCGGGCGCGATCAGATCCGGAAAGAAATGGAGGAACTGACCCAGAATAAAGCGGCGCGCAAAGCCCTGGGTCCGGAAGCCTTCGAGAAGCTGAAAGCCATCGTGCAGAAGAATCTGGAAGCCCTGGAGGAAACGTGGAGCTTTGAAACCATCGATTCCTGCCTGCCGTACTTTTTTGAGCAGCCGGCCAGCCTGTTGGACTATATCGGCGAGCACTTTGTCGTGCTGGATGATTCCATCCGCACCATGGGCAAACTGGGGTCGGCCGCGCTGGAATTCCGGGAACAGTACGAAACCTTTCTGAGCCGGGGAGAGATTCTGGCGGGGCAGTCCCGCATCATGCTGGATCCGGAGGTGATCCAGACCCAGCTGTTGAACCGGCCGGTACTGTCGCTCCATGACCTGATGAAGACGGATCGGGCGCTGCCACCCCGGCATCTGGCTCAGTTTGAAAGCAATACGGTCTATCACTTTCACGGTCAGCTGGATCTGCTGGTGGATGACATCGCCCACCGCAAAGCGGGCGGGTGGCGCACCGTGGTTCTGTCCGGCACCCGCCCCCGGGGCGAACGGCTGGAAGAAACGCTGCGCGGCCGCGAAATCGAGGCGATCTACCGCGATGACGTCGGTGCCGTCGGCCCGGGCGGAGTCGTCATCACCTTCGGCAATCAGAAAAAAGGCTATGAATTCCGCGACATCCGCCTGGCGGTGATCTCCGATGCCGAGGTGTTCGGCGAATCTTCTCAGAAAAAGAAGCGCCGGGCCGTCAAGGGCAAAGGAATTGAAAAGATCCACTCCTACGATGACCTGAAGAAGGGCGACTATGTGGTTCATGTCAACCACGGCATCGGCGTCTATCAGGGCATGAAGCAGATCGAAACCCAGGGGGCCGTCAAGGATTACCTGGAGATCAGCTACGAGCGCAATGACCGGCTGTTCATTCCGGTCGACCAGCTGGATCTGATCCAGAAGTACATCGGAAATGAAGCGGCCGCCCCGAAGGTTTCCCGGCTGGGCGGCCAGGAGTGGGCCAAGGCGAAGGCCAAGGTCCGGGCCAATGTGGATCAGGTGGCGCAGGAGATTGTGGAGCTGTACGCTCAGCGCAGTCAGGTCCGGGGCTACGAGTTCAGCAAGGACACGCCCTGGCAGAGGGAGTTTGAGGATGAATTCCAGTATGATGAAACACCGGATCAGCTGACCAGCATCGAGGAGATCAAGAAAGACATGGAGTCTCCCCGGGTGATGGATCGCCTGCTGTGCGGCGACGTCGGCTACGGCAAAACGGAAGTGGCCATGCGCGCTGCCTTCAAAGCGGTCATGGACGGCAAGCAGGTGGCGGTGCTTGTACCCACCACGATTCTGGCCGAGCAGCATTACAATAATTTCCGGCGGCGCTTTGAAGGGTTCGCCATGAACATCGATATGGTGTCGCGCTTCCGCACGGCGGCTCAGGTTCGGGATTCTCTCATCCGGCTCAAGGAGGGCAATGTGGATATTCTCATTGGGACCCACAAGCTCCTGGGCAAGGCCGTCCAGTTCAAAGATCTTGGCCTGCTCATCATTGACGAGGAGCAGCGCTTTGGCGTGAAGCACAAGGAAAAGCTCAAGGAACTGAAAAAGGCGGTGGATGTGCTGACCCTGTCGGCCACACCGATCCCCCGAACCCTGAACATGAGCATGACCGGGATTCGGGACATCTCACTCATTGAAACGCCGCCGGATGACCGCTACCCGATTCAGACCTATGTGGTGGAATACAACGAGCAGCTGATCCGGGACGCCATCCTGCGCGAGAAGAGCCGCAACGGTCAGGTCTATTTCGTCTATAACCGCGTCCAGGACATCGAGCGCATGGCCAACTACCTCAAGCAGCTGGTTCCTGAAGTGGAATTCGGCATTGGCCACGGTCAGCTGTCGGAGCGGGAGCTGGAAGATGTCATGGTGGATTTCATGGAAGGGCGCTTCGACGTGCTGGTCAGTTCCACCATCATCGAAACGGGCCTGGATATTCCCAATGTCAATACCATCATCATTTATGACTCAGACAAGCTGGGTCTGTCCCAGCTGTATCAGCTGCGCGGCCGGGTGGGCCGGACCAACCGCATCGCCTATGCCTATCTGACCTACCGCCGGGACAAAGTGCTGACGGTGGTGGCGGAAAAGCGGCTGAAGGCGCTGAAGGACTTTACCGAGCTGGGTTCCGGCTTCCGCATCGCCATGCGCGATCTGGAGATCCGCGGAGCCGGCAATATGATGGGCAAGGCTCAGTCCGGACACATGGCAGCCGTTGGTTATGACCTGTACATCCGGATGCTGGATGAGGCGGTGAAGAAACTGACCGGCCAGAGCCGGGGCGACGCGCCGGACACGGTGGTGGACATCCGCCTGGATGCCTACATTCCGCGGGAATATATCGCCGATGAGATCCTCAAGATCCAGATGTACAAAAAGATCGCCGCCATTGAGACCAAGGAGGATTATTTCCAGGTCAAGGCTGAGCTGGAGGACCGGTTCTCGGATATACCCGATGCCACCTATAATCTCATGGATGTCGCGCTGCTGCGGTCCAAGGCAAAAGCCCTTGCCATCAGCGAGATTCGCGACCGCGGCAGCTATGTCACGATGACCTTCCAGAATGTCGATGCCTTCCGTTCGCCCTATGTCGGAGTCCTGGCTAACCCGCCCTACAGTGACCGCAGCACCATTATCGCCGGCGAAAAGCCCGTCATCGAGTTCCGATACCGGACCACCCGGGATGTGCTGCTCCGGGATTTGTCACGGCTGTTTGACGCACTGGGAGAAGAGCAGAAGAAGGAGCTGGAGCGGCGCAAAGCCTAG
- a CDS encoding peptidyl-prolyl cis-trans isomerase, with translation MIGLKKIAAVLAVGMSLSVFAGCGLVVKTEEAIAREEAEKRGVVLAEGDGIKVTLGEVLDDYEKLMVSWTAQYGEETMKSLAAQFEQQKIQIMDTKLRNQLMVKKADELKIPTDSPEMIQEYEKIVKDAVAELGSQAEYDKTLSNAGYTADSYKQEVLKGLRLEKLLEEVTKDITVSEAEINEYYEKNKATTYTKQPGATMYHIFFGKPDDAGAEAKAKEAKAKLDGGAKFEDIAKEYGQDDSAKEGGLLGTFPWDTQELGADFVAEAKKLTEGHISGPVKTSFGWHLIKVTNVLSAAKVLVLTDKVTGDDGVERTVKEEIETTLKSSKKNEKVAALLDEWEAQYNVKRYPERIPMEYQTEPETTQPGTTTPAPTSQGVTTPTETK, from the coding sequence GTGATCGGATTAAAGAAAATTGCGGCGGTCCTCGCCGTTGGCATGAGCCTGTCGGTATTTGCCGGCTGCGGCCTGGTCGTGAAGACCGAAGAAGCGATCGCCCGGGAAGAGGCGGAAAAGCGCGGGGTTGTTCTGGCGGAAGGGGACGGCATTAAAGTCACCCTGGGAGAAGTGCTGGATGATTATGAGAAGCTGATGGTGTCCTGGACGGCTCAGTACGGTGAAGAGACCATGAAGTCTCTGGCTGCTCAGTTTGAGCAGCAGAAGATTCAGATCATGGATACCAAGCTGCGCAATCAGCTGATGGTAAAGAAGGCGGATGAGCTCAAGATCCCGACGGACTCTCCCGAAATGATTCAGGAATACGAGAAAATCGTCAAGGATGCCGTTGCCGAACTGGGCAGCCAGGCAGAATATGACAAGACGCTGTCCAACGCCGGCTACACCGCGGATTCCTACAAGCAGGAAGTTCTAAAGGGCCTGCGCCTGGAAAAGCTCCTCGAAGAAGTCACCAAGGACATTACGGTGTCTGAGGCGGAAATCAACGAATACTACGAAAAGAACAAAGCAACGACCTATACCAAGCAGCCCGGTGCGACCATGTACCATATCTTCTTCGGCAAGCCCGATGACGCCGGCGCGGAAGCCAAGGCCAAGGAAGCCAAGGCCAAGCTGGACGGCGGAGCCAAGTTCGAGGATATTGCCAAAGAGTACGGCCAGGATGACTCCGCCAAGGAAGGCGGCCTTCTGGGAACCTTCCCCTGGGACACCCAGGAACTGGGTGCCGATTTTGTGGCGGAAGCCAAGAAGCTGACCGAAGGCCATATTTCCGGTCCGGTTAAAACCTCTTTCGGCTGGCATCTGATCAAGGTAACCAATGTGCTCAGCGCAGCCAAGGTGCTGGTTCTGACGGATAAGGTAACCGGCGATGACGGCGTGGAGCGGACGGTAAAGGAAGAAATCGAAACGACGCTCAAGAGCAGCAAAAAGAACGAAAAAGTCGCGGCTCTGCTGGATGAATGGGAAGCTCAGTACAACGTCAAGCGTTATCCGGAGCGGATCCCCATGGAATACCAGACGGAACCAGAAACCACTCAGCCCGGAACAACGACGCCGGCTCCCACCAGCCAGGGTGTCACCACTCCCACGGAAACGAAGTAA
- a CDS encoding peptidylprolyl isomerase, giving the protein MKRIKQLVSMALILGALAGCAPSPASPSNTSVPGSNAGQTTAAQSQAASTTTTMPAVITKAIDPSIILAEGEGISITSGQVEEEFNKMLDSLRAQYTSEMVDGALATLQQQKPSILDQLVRNALLLKKADEMKIASDSAEALAKYEQIMKDNLASYGGQEQFDQILKNAGFTAESYKAEVLKSLRFKKVAEELTKDIQVTDAEINETYEEEKATNYTQSAGATIYHIFFGEPDSADAEAKAKEAKAKLDKGAKFEDLAKEYGKDGTATQGGLLGNYPYENQELSPDFMAEAKKLKEGEISAPVKTSFGWHLIKVTNVVAEPKVLALTDMLPLENGKEITVKENVRMNILNEKKQARLEELLKEWETAYDVKKYPEKIPMNVDVPAEPDAGSTTPDATGSTTPAATTK; this is encoded by the coding sequence ATGAAACGTATTAAACAATTGGTCAGCATGGCGCTGATTCTGGGTGCTCTCGCAGGCTGTGCCCCGTCACCGGCATCCCCGTCCAACACATCGGTCCCGGGCAGCAACGCCGGCCAAACGACCGCGGCTCAGAGTCAGGCGGCTTCCACCACAACCACCATGCCCGCCGTCATTACCAAGGCGATTGATCCTTCCATCATTCTGGCAGAAGGCGAGGGCATCAGCATCACCTCCGGTCAGGTTGAGGAGGAGTTCAACAAAATGCTGGATTCCCTGCGTGCCCAGTATACCAGCGAAATGGTGGACGGTGCTCTGGCAACGCTGCAGCAGCAGAAGCCATCCATTCTCGATCAGCTGGTGCGCAATGCGCTGCTGCTGAAGAAGGCGGATGAAATGAAGATCGCCTCCGACAGTGCGGAAGCTCTGGCCAAGTACGAGCAGATCATGAAGGACAACCTGGCCAGCTATGGCGGACAGGAACAGTTTGATCAGATCCTGAAAAATGCCGGGTTCACGGCGGAATCCTACAAGGCGGAAGTACTCAAGTCGCTGCGCTTTAAGAAAGTGGCGGAGGAACTGACCAAGGACATTCAGGTCACCGACGCCGAAATCAATGAAACCTATGAAGAGGAAAAGGCAACGAATTATACCCAGAGCGCCGGAGCGACGATCTACCACATCTTCTTTGGCGAGCCGGACTCAGCGGATGCAGAAGCCAAGGCCAAGGAAGCCAAGGCCAAGCTGGACAAGGGGGCAAAATTCGAGGATCTGGCCAAGGAATATGGCAAGGATGGAACAGCCACCCAGGGCGGCCTGCTGGGCAACTATCCCTATGAAAACCAGGAGCTCTCGCCGGATTTCATGGCTGAAGCAAAAAAATTAAAGGAAGGCGAAATATCGGCACCGGTGAAAACCAGCTTCGGCTGGCACCTGATCAAAGTCACGAATGTTGTGGCTGAGCCCAAGGTGTTGGCTCTGACGGATATGCTCCCCCTGGAAAACGGCAAGGAAATCACCGTCAAGGAAAATGTGCGCATGAACATTCTCAATGAGAAGAAGCAAGCCCGGCTGGAAGAGCTTCTGAAGGAATGGGAAACTGCTTACGACGTAAAGAAATACCCGGAGAAAATCCCGATGAATGTGGATGTACCGGCTGAACCGGATGCGGGCTCCACCACACCGGATGCCACGGGTTCCACGACACCGGCAGCGACAACCAAATAA
- a CDS encoding S1C family serine protease — translation MKNNRNAPEVQEGHIRISNREKLRYQTHRKGILTLLAAGSVLLFAIVILLMTKNYTDRKIAETNNYLEKESNQYNELEKRFYERENFRAAYDKFASNLVGVTTSRAALHANEPDKLSSGLIYGVRGYILVPAASVRGQTEVYVQIQEADRLKVHNGIVMGVDEATGLGLIDVPTLNREQPLDLTPVKPALAQTILLIALPQGDPDSGNLTMGEIHSREALYTVRSGGEDTKVPIFLTSAPVYRGNDGGAAVTMEGRLAGMASSELTQRLGVSPYTAVIPGSELPRVVERILSRDEASAVKFGVQGDLVEVPSLKQPGFYVLEVEEGSTAQRGGIQPTDILLTIDGQPVTRERAIDSYLKGKKAGDSLQVTLSRLNEILSLTMKIY, via the coding sequence TTGAAAAACAATCGGAATGCACCGGAAGTCCAGGAAGGGCATATCCGGATCTCCAACCGGGAGAAGCTGAGGTATCAGACCCACCGGAAAGGAATCCTGACGCTCCTGGCGGCAGGCTCAGTCCTGCTGTTTGCCATCGTCATCCTGCTGATGACCAAAAATTATACGGATCGCAAAATCGCGGAAACCAACAATTATCTGGAAAAAGAATCCAATCAGTACAATGAACTGGAAAAGCGCTTCTACGAGCGGGAGAACTTCCGGGCAGCGTATGATAAGTTCGCCAGCAATCTGGTCGGGGTTACGACCTCCCGGGCGGCCCTGCATGCCAATGAACCGGATAAGCTGTCCAGCGGCCTGATCTATGGAGTCCGGGGCTATATCCTGGTTCCTGCCGCCAGCGTCCGGGGACAGACGGAGGTTTATGTCCAGATTCAGGAAGCCGACCGGCTGAAGGTCCATAACGGGATTGTCATGGGTGTGGACGAAGCCACCGGACTGGGTCTGATCGATGTTCCGACGCTAAACCGGGAACAGCCGCTGGATCTGACTCCGGTCAAGCCGGCGCTGGCTCAGACCATTCTCCTGATCGCCCTGCCCCAGGGAGATCCGGACAGCGGAAATCTTACCATGGGCGAGATCCATTCCAGGGAAGCGCTCTACACCGTCCGTTCGGGCGGAGAGGATACCAAGGTGCCGATCTTTCTGACCTCCGCCCCGGTCTACCGGGGCAATGACGGCGGAGCGGCCGTCACCATGGAGGGACGGCTGGCGGGCATGGCATCCAGTGAGCTGACCCAGCGTCTGGGCGTGTCGCCCTACACCGCTGTGATTCCGGGCAGTGAGCTGCCCAGGGTGGTGGAGCGGATCCTGTCGCGGGATGAGGCCTCTGCCGTTAAATTTGGAGTCCAGGGGGATCTGGTGGAAGTACCGTCCCTGAAGCAGCCCGGCTTTTATGTCCTGGAAGTGGAAGAAGGCTCCACCGCCCAGCGCGGGGGAATTCAGCCCACGGATATCCTCCTGACCATCGACGGACAGCCCGTCACCAGGGAGCGGGCCATCGACAGCTATCTCAAGGGCAAGAAGGCAGGGGATTCCCTGCAGGTGACACTCTCGCGTCTGAATGAAATTCTTTCCCTTACCATGAAAATCTATTAG